One genomic window of Streptomyces sp. WP-1 includes the following:
- a CDS encoding FUSC family protein produces MSGVPAGVIPAPYAAPARRAVQVTLVAAAGFYLFRYGLDRPVAATYALFAAVALGGLARIPGTGRQRAEVVLRLIPVGWLLVIVGTYLSVRTWSAVLGMLAVGFALAFSAVGGPRPAGAAPGLQLLYILPSFPPYDPGQLGDRLLGTTTGTALLVLAEALLFPEPTPPPYRARAAHAAAVAGRCTALLAAPPYTLSRAEIRTAREAGHRLRSLTVPEADRPAGPGVRDRALSHTCLATRALLSRLPRLSAMSGGEIRPLVTPGGDVRPPAAPRCPPDPVATAVLDAVARLATATAGCLRAGASPLVPYKELAAARAVLSARSAAHPGEEGETPAPDVLRRHAAVLEVADAALAMGAAADLAVHGRRASVTGPPERFWYATARAPALWWHRVRGHAGRRSVFFQNAVRIALALTAARLVAGVDTLPHGFWATLATLTLTRTTMDETWSTIRSALAGTLAGALITGGTLALVSTHTNVYAVLLPLWMLFAFTVGPVKGVGWAQGLFTVLVALVFAQLAPPTWRLAEVRLLDVLVGSAIGAVFGLLAWPRGAHDELRYAAAELLRRAAEIVVATSASVALEGPLRREGQAVVPAGMPGHRSLQHAVILAESAYGQFQSEPTPFGGRGHRPVLPGVDWQAALMAGHHTLWGSERLLEPPCTGLGPTATAVSGLGDRVAGRMLLVSAALDPGGDTPTGPVPRLARSLAGADAEPPGAPRLYYATVSWLDSLMADLSRITRAGGELGVEAQAAGEGRPGGTGDGPEDTEDGAAGTGNRPAGTGDTAGGPRAGPAGPGPVRPP; encoded by the coding sequence GTGTCTGGTGTTCCCGCCGGCGTGATCCCCGCGCCGTACGCCGCCCCGGCGCGCCGGGCGGTCCAGGTGACGCTGGTCGCCGCGGCCGGTTTCTATCTGTTCCGGTACGGCCTGGACCGGCCCGTCGCCGCCACGTACGCCCTGTTCGCCGCGGTGGCGCTGGGCGGGCTCGCCAGGATCCCGGGCACCGGGCGGCAGCGCGCCGAGGTGGTGCTGCGGCTGATCCCGGTGGGCTGGCTGCTGGTGATCGTCGGGACGTATCTGTCGGTGCGGACCTGGAGCGCCGTCCTCGGCATGCTGGCCGTCGGCTTCGCGCTGGCCTTCTCCGCCGTCGGCGGACCGCGCCCGGCCGGGGCGGCGCCGGGTCTGCAACTCCTGTACATCCTGCCGTCCTTCCCGCCCTACGACCCCGGCCAACTCGGCGACCGGCTGCTCGGCACGACCACCGGCACGGCCCTGCTCGTCCTCGCCGAGGCCCTGCTCTTCCCCGAGCCCACCCCGCCGCCGTACCGGGCGCGCGCCGCCCACGCCGCCGCCGTCGCGGGCCGCTGCACCGCTCTGCTCGCCGCCCCGCCGTACACCCTCTCCCGGGCCGAGATCCGTACCGCCCGCGAGGCCGGTCACCGGCTGCGCTCCCTGACCGTGCCCGAGGCGGACCGCCCGGCGGGTCCGGGCGTGCGGGACCGCGCCCTGTCCCACACCTGCCTGGCGACCCGGGCGCTGCTGAGCAGGCTGCCCCGGTTGTCGGCCATGTCGGGGGGCGAGATCCGGCCACTGGTCACCCCGGGCGGCGATGTCCGGCCGCCGGCCGCGCCCCGCTGCCCGCCCGACCCCGTCGCCACCGCCGTACTCGACGCGGTCGCGCGGCTGGCCACCGCCACCGCGGGCTGCCTCCGCGCGGGCGCCTCGCCCCTGGTGCCGTACAAGGAGCTGGCCGCGGCCCGTGCCGTGCTCTCCGCCCGGTCCGCCGCCCACCCCGGGGAAGAAGGGGAGACACCGGCGCCGGACGTGCTGCGGCGGCACGCGGCCGTGCTGGAGGTCGCCGACGCCGCGCTGGCGATGGGGGCGGCGGCCGATCTCGCGGTGCACGGCCGGCGGGCCTCGGTGACGGGGCCGCCGGAGCGCTTCTGGTACGCCACCGCCCGGGCCCCGGCGCTGTGGTGGCACCGGGTGCGCGGGCATGCCGGGCGACGGTCGGTGTTCTTCCAGAACGCGGTGCGCATCGCCCTGGCGCTGACGGCGGCGCGGCTGGTCGCGGGCGTGGACACGCTGCCGCACGGTTTCTGGGCGACGCTGGCGACGCTCACCCTGACCCGCACCACCATGGACGAGACCTGGAGCACCATCCGGTCCGCGCTCGCGGGCACGCTGGCCGGCGCCCTCATCACCGGCGGCACCCTGGCCCTGGTCAGCACGCACACCAACGTCTACGCCGTACTCCTCCCCCTGTGGATGCTGTTCGCCTTCACGGTCGGGCCGGTCAAGGGGGTCGGCTGGGCGCAGGGCCTGTTCACGGTGCTCGTGGCCCTGGTCTTCGCCCAGCTGGCGCCGCCGACCTGGCGGCTGGCGGAGGTACGACTGCTCGATGTGCTGGTCGGCAGCGCGATCGGCGCGGTGTTCGGGCTGCTGGCCTGGCCGCGCGGCGCCCATGACGAATTGCGGTACGCGGCGGCGGAGCTGCTGCGCCGGGCGGCCGAGATCGTGGTGGCGACCAGTGCCTCGGTGGCCCTGGAGGGGCCGCTGCGGCGGGAGGGTCAGGCGGTCGTCCCGGCGGGGATGCCGGGGCACCGCTCGCTCCAGCATGCCGTGATCCTCGCGGAGTCCGCGTACGGGCAGTTCCAGAGCGAGCCGACGCCGTTCGGCGGCCGGGGGCACCGGCCGGTGCTGCCGGGGGTGGACTGGCAGGCGGCCCTGATGGCCGGGCACCACACCCTGTGGGGTTCCGAACGGCTGCTGGAGCCGCCCTGCACCGGCCTCGGCCCCACCGCCACCGCGGTCAGCGGGCTCGGGGACCGGGTGGCCGGGCGCATGCTCCTGGTCTCGGCGGCCCTGGACCCCGGCGGCGACACCCCTACGGGCCCGGTGCCCCGCCTCGCCCGCTCGCTGGCGGGCGCCGACGCCGAGCCACCGGGCGCTCCCCGCCTCTACTACGCCACCGTGTCCTGGCTGGACTCCCTCATGGCCGATCTGTCCAGGATCACGCGCGCGGGCGGGGAACTCGGGGTGGAAGCGCAGGCGGCGGGTGAGGGCCGACCGGGTGGTACCGGAGACGGGCCCGAGGACACCGAGGACGGAGCCGCCGGCACCGGAAACAGGCCCGCCGGCACCGGGGACACGGCCGGCGGCCCCCGGGCCGGACCGGCCGGACCCGGACCGGTTCGCCCGCCGTGA